AGACACCAGTCTTTTTATGCGCGGCACCAACTCCGATCATTCGTTGCTGCTGGTGGATGGTGTGCCGATGAATTCCGCGACCCAAGGAGGGGCTGCCTGGGAATATCTGCCCCCGGCCGAGATCGACCGCATCGAGGTGGTGCGCGGGCCGCGAACCAGCCTTTACGGCGCCGATGCCATCGGCGGCGTGGTGCAGGTCTTTACCCGCGAGGGTGAGGAGGGGCCGCCCCGGGTCAATGCCTTCGCTGGCGGCGGCAGCTTCAACACCTATGAATATGGTGTGGGGGTAGCTGGCGGGACCGAGGATACCCGCTACAGCCTTTCAGCTGGTCATTTTCACACCGACGGTATCAATGTCAGCGAAGAGTACGGCGATGACCAACGAAATGGGTTTGACAACACCAGCGTTAGCGGCCGTTTGAGTCAACGGCTGCCGGGTGGGAGCGAGCTATTCACTACCGTTATGCGCTCGGAAGGAACGACTGAGTATGACGACCAGGCAGATGAGGATGACTTCACCGATTATCTGTTTCAAGCGCTTCGCGGCGGGGTTCGCGGGGACATCACCGAGCGCTGGTTCAGCGAGTTAGCCGTCTCTCAGGCGAAGGATGAGCAGGATAACGTCGACAGCCGGGGAGAGACTTGGCATTACACTGAACGCCATGAGGTGAGTTGGCGAAATGAATTGTATTGGGGCACCGATAATATCTGGTCCTTTGGTGGTGACTGGCGAGATGAAAATGTAGACACCTATGATAATTACGATGAAACTAGCCGTTATAACGTCGGTGCCTATACGCAGCTTGAGCTGGATCTGGGCCGCCACGATCTCGGCGGCAGTCTGCGCTACGACGACAACGAGGCCTACGGCGACAACGTGACCGGTCAGGTCGCCTGGGGTTTCGACGCGGCGGATCGTCTTCGGCTGCGTTCGAGCTATGGTACTGCATTCAAGGCTCCGACATTTAACGATTTGTATGCACCTGAAAATCAAGCTTGGGGGCTTGCCGGAGGAAACCCGGATCTTGAGGCCGAGGAGTCCGCCTCCGCGGAGGTAGGTGCTCGCTGGCAGGTACGAGATGGTTACGTGGATGCAGCGATTTTCCAGACGGATATCGACAATCTTATTTCCAGCAGACCGGCAAATGGCCTAGAGAAACCCTTTAACATTGGCGAAGCACGAATCCGCGGCGCCGAGCTGGAGGCGGGTGCCCAATGGCAGGAATGGCAGATCTCCGGCGCCTTTACTTACCTCGATCACGAGAATAGAGATACCGGGAACGAGCTGCAGCGTCGGCCCAATGAATCGGCGCGTGTAGATATCGACCGGCAGCTTGGCGACTTCTCGGTGGGTGCCACTGCTCTTGCGCGGGGGCGCAGCTACGACGATCCGGCCAATGATACGCGCCTCTCTGGCTACGGCCTGCTGAACCTTCGCACCAGCTATGCCTTTACCCCGGAGTGGAGCCTGCGCGGTACGCTGGAGAACGCCCTGGACAAGGACTATGAGACGGTGAGTGGCTACAACCAGCCTGGCCGGGCGGTCTACGTCTCGATCCACTTCGAGCAGGAGTAATGATGGCTTATCGCCTTTACTGCGCAGGCGCTGCTTATAGATCAAGGTTAAATATATGCCGATTTACACCAAAAAAGTAATCGCGGCGCTTTCCCTCGCTCTGCTCATGCCGCTGACTGCAGCCACAGGCGAGGAGATCTGCGCCACCGACGACACCGGGCAAGAAGTCTGTCTCGACGAACCGGCGCAGCGCATTGTGGCGCTCTCGCCGGGAGTCACCGAGCTGCTTTATGCCGCCGGTGCCGGTGCAAATGTAGTAGCAGCGGTGAGCCACGCTGACTACCCGGAGCAGGCTCAGGACCTGCCCCGGGTGGGCAGCTATAACCGGCTTGATGTCGAATCCATACTCGCCAAGCAGCCTGATTTGGCTATCGGCTGGCACAGCGGTAACTCCCCCGGGCAGCTCGATCGGTTGGAAGAGCTTGGTGTGAAGGTTTATCGCAGCGAACAGCGTGATCTGGAAGATATTCCCAGCACCTTGGAGCGCTTCGGTAAACTGGCGGGCAGTAGCGATGAGGCGCAAGCCGAGGCGGATGAGTTCCGAGTTCGTCGCGACGAACTCGAGCAGCGCTATGCCGAGGGTGAGAACGTCGAAGTCTTCTATCAGGTTTGGGACGATCCGATTACCACCATCAATGATGAGCAGATCATCAGCGAAGTTATCCGCCTGTGCGGCGGCAGCAACGTCTTTGGCCATCTAGAGCGGTTAACGCCGCGTCTGGATACCGAATCGGTGCTCGCCGCTGATCCTCAGGCGATAGTGGTAGGTGGCATGGGCGAGGCAAATCAGGCCTGGCTCGATAAGTGGCGCGAGTATGAGCGGATGACCGCAGTACAGCAGCAGAATCTCTTCTTTGTCCCGCCATCGAAGATTCAAAGGCCGACCCCGCGTCTGTTAGAGGGAGCCGCTAAACTATGCGAGCAACTCGAGAAAGCCCGCTAGGGATTCATGGTAGCCCTTTAAGCCACGGTACCTTAAGCAACGCGCTCGCCTACTTGCTACAAGCGGCGCTGCTTCGGCAAGGGGGTTGTGGTACCGAGGGTGGCGCTAAGATTGCTCCCAAGCAGAGTTTAAGGGTCGCTCAGTGCTCCGCCTAGCACCGCCACTCATTGCCCTGAGCCTCTTGGCCGTCCTGGCCATAATTGTGGCAGTCGCCATCGGCAGTGTGCCCATTAACCCCGCGCAGTTATGGGCGGTTATTACTGGAGAGGGCGAGCCACTACACCGGACCCTGATATTCGAATTGCGCGCTCCGCGGGTATTGGCGGCCTTTGCCGTAGGCGGGTTACTGGCAGTGGCCGGTGCCCTGATGCAGGTCCTATTGCGCAATCCGCTTGCCGACCCCTACGTTTTGGGTCTATCCGGTGGAGCGGCTGTAGGCGCTCTGACCGCGATGCTGGCCGGATTAGGTATGGCCATGGTTTCCGGTGGGGCGTTTATCGGCGCGCTCTTCTCCACCTTGCTAGTCTTTGGCTTGGCCCATGGGACCGGCAGTTGGACGCCGACGCGGTTGCTGCTCACCGGTGTGGTTGTGGCCTCAGGTTGGGGGGCGCTGGTTACCTTCATGTTGGCGGTTGGCCCTACCGAACAGCTGCCCGGCATGCTCTACTGGCTGATGGGGGATATGGCCTATGCCCGCAGCCCCTGGTTGGCCCTCAGTGTGCTGGGCGTGGCGGTGCTCGCCGCGGCTCCGTTGGGGCGGAGTTTGAATGTGCTGGCCCGCGGCCACATGCAGGCCCAGGCCTTGGGAGTGGCGGTACGCCCCCTGGAGTGGGGAGTCTACGTGGCGGCTAGTTTGCTTACCGCCGTTGCCGTTACCACCGCCGGTAGCATCGGTTTTATCGGTCTAGTGGTGCCGCATATGCTGCGCTTGGTGTTGGGTAACGATCAGCGCTTGATCCTGCCCGCAGCAGCACTCGCCGGCGGGGCGCTGCTAGCCTTGGCAGATGTTCTGGCGCGCACGCTGATCGCCCCGGAGCAGCTGCCGGTAGGGGTTATTACCGCCATGCTGGGGGTGCCGTTATTCCTGTATCTGCTGCATCGGAGCAAATAGATGAGTATCTGGCAGCAACCCAGTGAAGCGCATACGCCGTGGGGGGGAGCGCCGCACTGCCCGGCCGGGTCGGGTGCTGATCCGACCGTGCGGCTAAGCTGCAAGGAGCTTATCACCGACATCCCGGAGCGTCCCGACGGTAATCCGCTTAACTTCAGCATCGAGCCTGGCCAAATATGGGGCGTGCTAGGCCCTAACGGGGCGGGCAAAAGTACCTTGCTGCATACTCTAGCCGGGTTGCGCAAGGCGCGTCACGGCAGTGTCAAGATAGCCGAGGTGGATATTCAGCGCTGGCGGCGTAAGCGCTTGGCACAGCGCCTCGGGGTGGTGTTTCAGGAGCGTCAGGACGACTTCCCGGCGACTGTGCTTGAGACCGCTTTGATTGGCCGTCATCCCTTTCTGCCGCCATTGAGCATGGAGCGCGGCGATGATGTCAGCGTCGCCCGGCAAGCGCTGGAGCGCCTGGAGCTTGACGGACTTGAGCAGCGCTTGGTCAGCACGCTCTCCGGCGGTGAGCGGCAGCGCCTGACTATCGCTACGGTGTTGACGCAAAACCCGCGCCTCTGGCTGGCTGACGAGCCAACCAATCACCTGGATCTGCGCCATCAGGTTGCGGTGATGGCCTTGCTCGCCGAACAGGCTGCCAGTGGATGTGGCGTTTTCCTCTGCCTTCATGACATTAACCTCGCCGCGCGCTGGTGCTCGCATATCCTGCTGCTCTATCCGGACGGTCGCGCATGTTGGGGAGAGACCCAGAGCATGCTGGAGAAGAGTGCCCTTGAGCAGCTATATACTCAGCCGCTGGATTCGGCCTGGGTGAATGGCACTAGGGTCTTTGCTCCGGTCGCATAACAATGCATTCACCTCGATTGCCGGCAAAGCCGGTGCCGGCTAATGCAAACGTCGGTGGAGGAGTGCGATAATCAGCGGGGAGCCATTTAGCAGGTTTTGAGCAGGACAGATATATGGACGAGGCCGAAGCAGCGCAACAGTCGGTGACCGGCGTCGATATCGCAGTGCTCCGCGCTGCTATCGAGCCTCTGGCGCGCACCTATGAGTGGCGCCTGGTGTTACTCTTCGGCTCGGTAGCCCGCTCGGGCACGGGGCGGGACCTCGATCTGGCGGTGCTGCCGGCGGCAGTTCCTGATCTCATGACACAGGGGCGGTGGTGCCGCCGCCTTGAGGAGGTTGTCGGCTACCCGGTGGATTTGCTTGTCATCCACGCCGGAACTTTGCCTTTGGTCCGCTTCCAAGCGCTTCGCGACGGCGTCTGCTTGTGTGCGACACCATAGACTTGGATCGGGTAGCGGCGGCAGTCGGGCCAGCGCTGGAGGTTTATGGCGATTACATAGAGTGGGTCGAGGCCCTGGTGGTGGAGTGGGCTAGTGACCAAGGCGGAGGGCGATTTGACGGGTGCTGCTAAGAAAAAGCTGCCGATAGGTATTCAAACCTTCGCCGACATGGCTAGCGGTGAATACTACTATGTTGATAAGACGGCGCATATTCATCAGCTAGTCGAGGAGGGGCGTTACTTTTTTCTCTCTCGGCCAAGGCGCTTTGGTAAGAGCCTGCTGATCGACACCATCAAGTCTCTATTCGAAGGGCGCGAGGAGCTCTTTCGCGGCCTGTATGTTCACGATAGGTGGGACTGGGAGCAAACACACCCGGTGATTCGGCTGAGCTTTGCCGATGGGGTAGTTACTTGCCGCGAGGAACTCGATGCGCGCATTCGTTACCAACTGCGCCGCAGCCGAGATAATTTACGTTTGCCTGGCAGCGATGCCGAGGATATACCCGGTGAGTTCGCCGATCTTATAGCCGCTGCCCATGAGCATCACGGCGCCAGGGCGGTGGTGCTAATTGATGAGTACGACAAACCCATCCTCGATAACATCACTGCACCGGATCGGGCGCGCGAGTTGCGCGAGGGTTTAAAGAATCTCTACTCGGTATTAAAAGACGCCGACCCTCATTTGCGTTTTTGCCTGCTCACCGGGGTCTCTAAGTTCAGTAAGGTGAGCCTCTTTTCGGGGTTGAATAACCTTAACGATATTACTCTGGATGCCCCTTACGCCACCATCTGCGGCTATACTGATAGAGATATCGATACCGTCTTCGCCCCTGAATTACCGGGGCTAGATCGCGAGCAGGTCCGTTACTGGTATAACGGCTATCGCTGGGGTGATGAGTGCTGCGATTCTATCTACAATCCTTTCGATATATTGCTCTTGCTACAAAAGCGCCGCTTTGCCCCTTACTGGTTCGAGTCGGCAACGCCGACCTTTCTCGTTGATCTGCTCGCCGAGCGCGGTATCTTTACTCCGCGTTTGGAGCAGATGCAGACCGAAGCCGAGCTGCTCAGCCGTTTTGATGTCGAGCAAATCGCTACCGAGGCCTTGCTGTTCCAGACCGGCTACCTGACAGTCCACCATGTTGAGGAGCCGATGACCGGTTACTGGCTCTACACCCTTGGTTACCCCAATGTTGAAGTCGAATCCAGTCTCAACCAAGCTTTACTGCCGGCGCTTGGTGTTGACGAGGCGCCGCGACAGCGCCTTGCCCTGTTCAGAATCCTGCAGGCGGCGGATCTTGAGGCCTTGGCAGATCACCTGAAAGGACTCTACGCCTCACTGCCCCATGATTGGTACCGCAACAACCCCATTGCCCGCTATGAGGGTCACTACGCCAGCGTATTTTACAGCCACTTTGCCGCCCTGGGGCTGGATATAACCGTCGAAGACTCAAGCAATACTGGCAAGGTCGACATGAGCGTCGATTTCAACGGCACTATCTATCTGTTCGAGTTCAAGGTCGTCGAACAGATCCCTACAGGCAAGGCTCTGCAGCAGCTCAAGGACAAGGGCTACGCCGCTAAATACCAAGGCGAGGGCAAACCGATCTACCTTATCGGCGTAGAATTCTCCCGCGAAGAGCGCCAGATTGTTGGCTTTGAGGTGGAAGAAATAGCAAAACCGGCTTAGGTTGATCGCCCACCCGGAAACAATGGCCCTTGCTCTCAGGAGGGATCGGTCTCATAATCGTTTTTCATGGAGAGAGCTTTAAATAAGCGTTTTTCGGAGGCCGTAACCTTTTTTCGTGGGCTCTGGCTGCCCGAGCGCGCTACACCGGTGGGCTACGCAGCCCTGATCGACGCATACGATCTGCAGGTCCCTTGGCCGCGCAAGCTACGGGCAGTGAGTGAGCGTCACAGGGTCTATTCAGAGCATGGTTGGGAGATTCTAACGCCGCGCCACCGCCCTCCTGCGACCTTTGAGGGCCACCTCGCCTTCGCGCTCAAGCACGAGGGGCTCGATCTCGCTGTGCTGAAGCGGCTCTTTCAGGCGGTCGGACCGCAGCCAATCGCAGAATGGATCCGTGCCAAGCCAACTGGGTCTTATACGCGGCGTGCCTGGTTTCTGTACGAGTGGTTGCTAGGCGAGCGGTTGCCGCTAAACGACGCTAAGCGCGGGAACTACGTCCTAGTGGTAAATCCTGCCATCCAGTGGGCAGGCGAAGGGGTGGCCTCGAAGCGCCATCGAGTTCGCAATAATCTGCCTGGAACTCCGTCGTTTTGCCCTCTGGTATTCCGCACCGAGGCACTAAAAGCGATGGTAGATCTCGATCTGTCCGCTCGCGCCCGGGAGGTACTAGGTGAAGTGCCCAAGGATATTCTTTCGCGTACGGCTTCCTTCCTGCTCTTGAAGGACTCGCGGTCGAGCTATGCTATTGAGGGCGAGCGTCCGCCGCAAGACCGTATCCAGCGCTGGGCGCGGGTGATAGGTGAAGCAGGCCGTCACCCGGTGGATGCAGAGGAGCTTCTTCGCCTGCAAGCCATAGTTATAGGCGATGCTCGGTTTGTGACGCTTGGTCTGCGCAAAGAGGATGGTTTTGTGGGGGGGCGAGAGCATTCTAGTTTGCGCCCGCTGCCCGAGCACATTAGTGCGCGGCCTGAGGACCTGCCCGATCTGGTCTCCGGTATGACCGCTTTTGACCAAGAGGCTGCTGGCCAGCTTGACCCGGTGATAGCTGCGGCTGTGCTCGCGTTCGACTTTGTCTATGCGCATCCTTTCGAAGATGGCAACGGGCGGATCCATCGCTATCTGATCCACCATGTGCTCGCCGAGCGCGGCTTTAATCCGCCGGGGCTTGTGTTTCCGGTGTCCGCGGTGATGCTTGAGGAGATCGACCGTTACCGGCAAGTTCTTGAAGATTACTCGCGGCGTCTGCTCCCTGTCATTGAGTGGCGACCGACTGCAGGTGGCAACGTTGAGGTGCTCAGCGCTAGCGCTGACTTTTACCGTTTTTTCGATGCGACGCCACATGCAGAGTTTCTCTATCACTGTGTCTATCGCACCATCGAGCGCGACCTGCCGGAGGAAGCGCAGTTCTTGCGCCGTTATGATGCCTTTTGCCAGCGTATCGAGCAGATTGTTGATATGCCTGATGCGACGCTCGATCTGCTCTTCCGCTTTCTTCAGCAAAACGCTGGGCAACTATCCAAGAGGGCC
This Halorhodospira halochloris DNA region includes the following protein-coding sequences:
- a CDS encoding Fic family protein; the protein is MERALNKRFSEAVTFFRGLWLPERATPVGYAALIDAYDLQVPWPRKLRAVSERHRVYSEHGWEILTPRHRPPATFEGHLAFALKHEGLDLAVLKRLFQAVGPQPIAEWIRAKPTGSYTRRAWFLYEWLLGERLPLNDAKRGNYVLVVNPAIQWAGEGVASKRHRVRNNLPGTPSFCPLVFRTEALKAMVDLDLSARAREVLGEVPKDILSRTASFLLLKDSRSSYAIEGERPPQDRIQRWARVIGEAGRHPVDAEELLRLQAIVIGDARFVTLGLRKEDGFVGGREHSSLRPLPEHISARPEDLPDLVSGMTAFDQEAAGQLDPVIAAAVLAFDFVYAHPFEDGNGRIHRYLIHHVLAERGFNPPGLVFPVSAVMLEEIDRYRQVLEDYSRRLLPVIEWRPTAGGNVEVLSASADFYRFFDATPHAEFLYHCVYRTIERDLPEEAQFLRRYDAFCQRIEQIVDMPDATLDLLFRFLQQNAGQLSKRARTKEFAQLTDPEVAAVEKIYLDLFEA
- a CDS encoding cobalamin-binding protein, with product MPIYTKKVIAALSLALLMPLTAATGEEICATDDTGQEVCLDEPAQRIVALSPGVTELLYAAGAGANVVAAVSHADYPEQAQDLPRVGSYNRLDVESILAKQPDLAIGWHSGNSPGQLDRLEELGVKVYRSEQRDLEDIPSTLERFGKLAGSSDEAQAEADEFRVRRDELEQRYAEGENVEVFYQVWDDPITTINDEQIISEVIRLCGGSNVFGHLERLTPRLDTESVLAADPQAIVVGGMGEANQAWLDKWREYERMTAVQQQNLFFVPPSKIQRPTPRLLEGAAKLCEQLEKAR
- a CDS encoding ABC transporter ATP-binding protein; this translates as MSIWQQPSEAHTPWGGAPHCPAGSGADPTVRLSCKELITDIPERPDGNPLNFSIEPGQIWGVLGPNGAGKSTLLHTLAGLRKARHGSVKIAEVDIQRWRRKRLAQRLGVVFQERQDDFPATVLETALIGRHPFLPPLSMERGDDVSVARQALERLELDGLEQRLVSTLSGGERQRLTIATVLTQNPRLWLADEPTNHLDLRHQVAVMALLAEQAASGCGVFLCLHDINLAARWCSHILLLYPDGRACWGETQSMLEKSALEQLYTQPLDSAWVNGTRVFAPVA
- a CDS encoding FecCD family ABC transporter permease, which translates into the protein MLRLAPPLIALSLLAVLAIIVAVAIGSVPINPAQLWAVITGEGEPLHRTLIFELRAPRVLAAFAVGGLLAVAGALMQVLLRNPLADPYVLGLSGGAAVGALTAMLAGLGMAMVSGGAFIGALFSTLLVFGLAHGTGSWTPTRLLLTGVVVASGWGALVTFMLAVGPTEQLPGMLYWLMGDMAYARSPWLALSVLGVAVLAAAPLGRSLNVLARGHMQAQALGVAVRPLEWGVYVAASLLTAVAVTTAGSIGFIGLVVPHMLRLVLGNDQRLILPAAALAGGALLALADVLARTLIAPEQLPVGVITAMLGVPLFLYLLHRSK
- a CDS encoding TonB-dependent receptor domain-containing protein; amino-acid sequence: MHKKRVLLAGVAAGLGATSASAEMRLAVTDLETVVVTPTRTAQTVDQSLSSVSVIDRDEIDRQQPRQVSDLLQGRAGTSLTTSGSFGKDTSLFMRGTNSDHSLLLVDGVPMNSATQGGAAWEYLPPAEIDRIEVVRGPRTSLYGADAIGGVVQVFTREGEEGPPRVNAFAGGGSFNTYEYGVGVAGGTEDTRYSLSAGHFHTDGINVSEEYGDDQRNGFDNTSVSGRLSQRLPGGSELFTTVMRSEGTTEYDDQADEDDFTDYLFQALRGGVRGDITERWFSELAVSQAKDEQDNVDSRGETWHYTERHEVSWRNELYWGTDNIWSFGGDWRDENVDTYDNYDETSRYNVGAYTQLELDLGRHDLGGSLRYDDNEAYGDNVTGQVAWGFDAADRLRLRSSYGTAFKAPTFNDLYAPENQAWGLAGGNPDLEAEESASAEVGARWQVRDGYVDAAIFQTDIDNLISSRPANGLEKPFNIGEARIRGAELEAGAQWQEWQISGAFTYLDHENRDTGNELQRRPNESARVDIDRQLGDFSVGATALARGRSYDDPANDTRLSGYGLLNLRTSYAFTPEWSLRGTLENALDKDYETVSGYNQPGRAVYVSIHFEQE
- a CDS encoding ATP-binding protein; this encodes MTGAAKKKLPIGIQTFADMASGEYYYVDKTAHIHQLVEEGRYFFLSRPRRFGKSLLIDTIKSLFEGREELFRGLYVHDRWDWEQTHPVIRLSFADGVVTCREELDARIRYQLRRSRDNLRLPGSDAEDIPGEFADLIAAAHEHHGARAVVLIDEYDKPILDNITAPDRARELREGLKNLYSVLKDADPHLRFCLLTGVSKFSKVSLFSGLNNLNDITLDAPYATICGYTDRDIDTVFAPELPGLDREQVRYWYNGYRWGDECCDSIYNPFDILLLLQKRRFAPYWFESATPTFLVDLLAERGIFTPRLEQMQTEAELLSRFDVEQIATEALLFQTGYLTVHHVEEPMTGYWLYTLGYPNVEVESSLNQALLPALGVDEAPRQRLALFRILQAADLEALADHLKGLYASLPHDWYRNNPIARYEGHYASVFYSHFAALGLDITVEDSSNTGKVDMSVDFNGTIYLFEFKVVEQIPTGKALQQLKDKGYAAKYQGEGKPIYLIGVEFSREERQIVGFEVEEIAKPA